A single genomic interval of Sulfoacidibacillus ferrooxidans harbors:
- a CDS encoding hydrolase, which yields MELKVNIASTALVVIDLQKGIVGLQGAPYATSDVVSRCAELAKVFREHEGFVVLVHVGSRDGKDMLHPITDAAPQAPMNRPADFADFVTELQVQPTDHLVTKHQWGAFFGTDLDLQLRRRSIDTIVLCGIATNIGVETTAREAYQRQYQQIFVSDAMTGLSEIEHDHTLRYIFPRIGRIRTTEQVVNAIE from the coding sequence ATGGAATTAAAAGTAAATATAGCATCCACAGCTTTAGTTGTGATCGATCTGCAAAAAGGGATTGTCGGATTACAGGGGGCACCCTATGCTACGTCAGATGTAGTTTCGCGTTGTGCAGAGCTTGCGAAAGTTTTTCGCGAACATGAGGGTTTTGTAGTTCTTGTTCATGTTGGATCGCGTGATGGGAAGGATATGTTGCATCCAATAACCGATGCAGCACCTCAAGCACCGATGAATCGACCTGCAGATTTTGCGGATTTTGTGACAGAATTACAGGTGCAGCCTACGGATCACTTGGTCACCAAGCATCAATGGGGTGCATTTTTTGGAACGGATTTAGATTTACAATTGCGTCGACGTTCTATTGACACGATTGTTTTATGTGGTATTGCAACGAATATCGGAGTAGAAACAACAGCTCGTGAGGCTTATCAGCGACAATATCAACAGATTTTTGTATCTGATGCCATGACAGGGTTGTCAGAGATCGAACACGATCATACACTACGCTATATATTCCCCCGGATTGGGCGCATTCGTACCACCGAACAAGTTGTAAATGCCATAGAGTAA
- a CDS encoding MFS transporter, with the protein MAGNRRKWWILSVTSLGALLSALNFSTLIIALPDLIRDLHATLLQAMWIMLSYMVAQTIMVLMAGSLADLFGRRKLYIFGMALFTIVSFAAGFAPNASWLIVLRVFQGISGAMVMANSTAIVADVFPKEELGRALGVNVMVVAVGQIIGPVLGGWLTTAFGWSWTFWFNVPFGIVAVLWALYVMGLREVGERRSRQIDVWGIVTYVFTALGLLIALTWGAIQNWGSPVVWIGGIIFVVFLPLWMIIEIKHPQPLLHLPLFRNRAFSMGIISATLNSIARMAVMFMLIFYFQGAMGDTALEAGILSIPLAAGMLVVSPFSGWISDRLGVTAPTTGGLLITLVGLAGLALAIGLTTPYWQLAVWMAVIGVGSGFFNSPNSSSIMNSAGPKYRGEASGIRSLTTNSGMMLSIAFTIPIVTASIPHQAMLAIFSGTAVGLKGESSSLQGFIHGLQMAFWVMAGLMLIATIMSAMRGEKKRVDEALLRAVVLGIEARRILDIPEESRSKLDGEILHFATVQLQNALPQQTKGVHISSPVQNRAPRRAERPYPVEMDVHEPKRQVFHSSLSSHVVRKD; encoded by the coding sequence ATGGCGGGCAATCGGCGTAAGTGGTGGATATTATCTGTCACAAGTCTTGGTGCACTTCTCAGTGCCTTGAATTTTAGTACGCTCATTATTGCATTGCCGGATCTGATACGCGATCTACATGCAACGTTGTTACAAGCGATGTGGATCATGCTGTCCTATATGGTGGCACAAACCATTATGGTCCTTATGGCAGGGAGCTTGGCAGATTTATTTGGGCGCAGGAAATTATATATTTTCGGCATGGCCTTGTTTACGATTGTGTCGTTTGCAGCTGGATTTGCTCCAAACGCTTCCTGGCTCATTGTTTTGCGGGTGTTTCAAGGAATATCCGGTGCCATGGTTATGGCGAATAGTACAGCGATTGTGGCTGATGTCTTTCCTAAGGAAGAACTTGGTCGTGCCCTTGGGGTCAATGTCATGGTCGTTGCTGTCGGACAGATTATCGGGCCGGTGCTTGGCGGATGGTTAACCACTGCGTTTGGATGGTCATGGACTTTTTGGTTTAATGTTCCATTTGGCATTGTCGCTGTTCTATGGGCCTTGTATGTCATGGGTTTAAGAGAAGTAGGGGAACGGAGAAGTCGCCAAATTGACGTATGGGGAATTGTTACTTATGTATTTACGGCATTAGGATTGTTAATTGCTCTGACGTGGGGTGCCATCCAAAATTGGGGTTCACCAGTGGTTTGGATCGGAGGCATAATTTTTGTTGTATTTTTACCTCTGTGGATGATTATTGAAATCAAGCATCCACAACCATTATTGCATTTGCCTTTGTTTCGCAATCGTGCCTTTAGTATGGGGATCATCTCCGCTACCTTAAATTCAATTGCAAGAATGGCCGTTATGTTTATGCTGATTTTTTATTTTCAAGGGGCTATGGGAGATACTGCACTCGAAGCTGGAATTTTATCGATTCCACTGGCAGCTGGTATGCTTGTCGTTTCACCTTTTTCAGGGTGGATTAGTGACCGTCTAGGCGTTACAGCACCGACTACGGGAGGATTATTGATCACGCTGGTTGGGCTCGCAGGTCTTGCGCTTGCCATTGGGCTTACTACGCCTTACTGGCAACTTGCTGTTTGGATGGCAGTCATTGGCGTTGGATCTGGATTCTTTAATTCCCCAAATTCGAGCAGTATTATGAACTCTGCAGGTCCGAAATATCGAGGAGAAGCTTCGGGTATTCGGTCATTAACGACCAATTCGGGCATGATGTTGAGTATTGCATTTACGATTCCTATCGTGACAGCTAGCATTCCACATCAAGCGATGTTAGCTATATTTTCAGGTACCGCTGTCGGATTGAAAGGAGAGTCTAGCTCCCTGCAAGGTTTTATCCATGGGCTTCAAATGGCGTTTTGGGTGATGGCAGGACTGATGTTAATAGCTACAATAATGTCGGCAATGCGTGGTGAAAAGAAGCGAGTTGATGAGGCATTGTTGCGAGCCGTCGTGTTAGGCATTGAAGCACGTAGAATTCTAGATATTCCTGAGGAAAGCCGAAGTAAACTTGATGGAGAAATTCTACATTTTGCTACTGTACAGCTTCAAAATGCTCTTCCTCAACAAACAAAAGGTGTGCATATATCTTCACCCGTGCAGAATCGAGCACCACGCCGGGCTGAACGTCCGTATCCTGTAGAAATGGATGTCCATGAACCAAAACGTCAGGTTTTCCACTCTTCCTTGTCGTCACACGTGGTGAGAAAGGATTGA
- a CDS encoding MerR family transcriptional regulator, whose amino-acid sequence MMQEVIVTDDSTLFSVEDVVKKCGVTARTLHYYEEVGLITPSCRTSGGHRLYDKDVVEKLSYILRIKDNLGYSLQEIRNVLQAQEALDRLRVSYQSGSEDERQQIVDESIDLMMEVMNQIDGKMNKLEEMKKNLLERLEHVKTLRR is encoded by the coding sequence ATGATGCAAGAGGTGATTGTTACGGACGATTCAACTCTTTTTTCAGTAGAGGATGTAGTGAAAAAATGTGGTGTGACTGCGCGGACATTGCATTATTACGAAGAAGTAGGGTTGATTACACCTAGCTGCCGAACGAGTGGGGGGCATCGCTTATATGATAAGGATGTGGTGGAGAAGTTATCCTATATTTTACGAATCAAAGATAACCTCGGGTATTCTTTACAGGAAATACGCAATGTCTTACAAGCGCAAGAAGCGTTAGATCGTTTGCGTGTCAGTTATCAGAGTGGATCTGAAGATGAACGTCAACAGATCGTGGATGAATCGATCGATCTGATGATGGAAGTTATGAACCAAATTGATGGGAAAATGAACAAATTAGAAGAGATGAAAAAAAATCTATTAGAACGTCTTGAACACGTAAAAACCCTGCGACGTTAA